From Cricetulus griseus strain 17A/GY chromosome 1 unlocalized genomic scaffold, alternate assembly CriGri-PICRH-1.0 chr1_0, whole genome shotgun sequence, a single genomic window includes:
- the LOC100757574 gene encoding LOW QUALITY PROTEIN: 60S acidic ribosomal protein P2-like (The sequence of the model RefSeq protein was modified relative to this genomic sequence to represent the inferred CDS: deleted 2 bases in 1 codon; substituted 1 base at 1 genomic stop codon): protein MGMFGVYNGQKSKFDDTHFWHEPCPQQPTSLCYVASYLLAALGGNSSPTAKDIKKILDSVGIKGDYDQLSKVISRQSXMGKRDDVITQSIGKLVSVPAGGAVAAILGSAAPAASSLPSSREEKQKKEESEESDGDVRFVLFD, encoded by the exons atggggATGTTTGGGGTATATAATGGACAAAAATCTAAGTTCGATGACACTCACTTTTG GCATGAGCCCTGTCCGCAGCAGCCAACCAGTCTGTGCTATGTCGCCTCTTATTTGCTTGCAGCCCTTGGGGGCAACTCTTCTCCTACAGCCAAAGACATTAAGAAGATACTAGACAGCGTGGGCATCAAGGGGGACTACGACCAGCTCAGCAAGGTCATCAGTCGTCAG AGCTGAATGGGAAAACGTGATGATGTCATCACCCAGAGTATTGGCAAACTTGTGAGTGTGCCTGCTGGTGGGGCTGTGGCTGCTATCCTTGGCTCTGCAGCTCCTGCTGCtagttccctcccca gcagcagagaagaaaaacagaagaaggaggagTCTGAGGAGTCAGATGGTGACGTGAGATTTGTCTTGTTTGATTAA